A single region of the Alteriqipengyuania flavescens genome encodes:
- a CDS encoding HNH endonuclease signature motif containing protein — translation MAEWPYSTAQWQRLRKVKLSASPLCEDCRAIGRHIQASHVDHVHAISDGGPPFPGLDGLRALCLSCHSAKTARGPEAGAARTTKPRKGCDAKGTPLAPNHPWNGGSINERVSDRPLLGRVRPDCLGITDSRHKLRFPRHDRNHRAVDPSRVGTTQTAGAQENEKSLVTGETRAPGDHKIELVSKGNRNGR, via the coding sequence ATGGCTGAATGGCCCTACTCGACCGCACAATGGCAGCGCCTGCGCAAGGTGAAGCTATCGGCCTCGCCCCTATGCGAGGACTGCCGCGCCATCGGCAGACACATACAGGCAAGCCATGTCGATCACGTCCACGCTATCAGTGACGGCGGGCCACCCTTCCCCGGCCTCGATGGATTGCGGGCGCTATGCCTGTCTTGCCACTCGGCAAAGACAGCACGCGGACCTGAGGCGGGAGCAGCGAGGACCACAAAACCGAGAAAAGGTTGTGATGCAAAGGGAACCCCATTAGCGCCTAATCATCCGTGGAATGGGGGAAGCATAAATGAACGCGTTTCTGACCGGCCTTTATTGGGTCGGGTTCGTCCTGATTGTCTTGGCATTACAGATTCCAGGCATAAACTTAGGTTTCCTCGTCACGATCGGAATCATCGGGCTGTGGACCCTAGTCGTGTGGGCACTACGCAAACTGCTGGTGCGCAAGAAAACGAGAAATCGCTCGTAACTGGGGAGACCAGAGCGCCGGGGGACCACAAAATTGAGTTAGTTTCAAAGGGCAACCGAAATGGGCGCTAG
- a CDS encoding helix-turn-helix domain-containing protein: MADKFRRKKEPRHLRLYHSITGCDAWLALSGNAVKVLIALARFDDGGSNGELYFSERTGAKATGLSRNTVKRCLAELIEKGFIAQTKPGAFNRNNLLAATYRLTWVAAPGCKPSAPTRDFEKWKHGNSQAQNLTPSGSNSDTCMETPAGGGSISDSAETETSHVSSFPGGSNSGPQIVYQGEGSAEPETSGRKQANPTSGAKLAELRQRLMDHLQSSDPGEQSRLADTLDIPGGTLSKFVNGRNLPDRHCDRLAKALAA; encoded by the coding sequence ATGGCGGACAAGTTCCGGCGAAAGAAAGAGCCGCGCCACCTGCGGCTCTATCACTCGATAACCGGGTGCGATGCGTGGTTGGCGCTTTCCGGCAATGCCGTGAAGGTGCTGATCGCGCTCGCCCGGTTCGATGACGGGGGCAGCAACGGGGAACTGTATTTCAGCGAGAGGACCGGCGCGAAGGCGACCGGCCTTTCCCGCAATACCGTAAAGCGTTGCCTTGCCGAGCTGATCGAGAAGGGATTCATCGCGCAGACCAAACCGGGCGCGTTCAACCGCAACAATCTACTGGCAGCGACCTATCGCCTGACGTGGGTGGCAGCGCCGGGATGCAAGCCGTCCGCACCGACGCGGGACTTCGAAAAGTGGAAACATGGAAATTCTCAGGCTCAAAATCTGACACCATCCGGCTCAAATTCTGACACTTGCATGGAAACACCCGCCGGGGGTGGCTCAATTTCTGACAGTGCCGAGACGGAAACAAGCCACGTTTCCAGTTTTCCGGGTGGCTCAAATTCTGGGCCACAAATAGTTTACCAGGGGGAAGGCAGCGCCGAGCCTGAAACATCGGGACGGAAACAAGCCAATCCTACATCGGGGGCAAAATTGGCCGAACTGCGCCAGCGCCTCATGGATCACCTGCAATCGAGCGATCCGGGCGAGCAATCGCGCCTTGCCGACACGCTCGACATACCCGGCGGCACCCTCAGTAAATTCGTGAACGGCAGGAACCTGCCAGACCGGCACTGTGACCGGCTGGCCAAGGCACTGGCAGCATAG
- a CDS encoding phage major capsid protein produces MKTAELLEQRAALVDRMNAAHDKDDNAAFEAAETELRSLDAKLDRQRKIDAADRTETGTPLTTRDGDEFAELRNQSLIETLRFGAGMAVKDRAKIEREQAMLAERAGGPAKGVYVATELFEKRAAMTTATASAVAPESFRPDLFVSALTNTAIVSRLGATTLTGLTGDVVIPREIGSPNVGWVNEDEALPTDGATFDSLTLTPHHVGVITELSRQLLLQSSPQVEGLVRNMLSRNVALEIDRAAIAGSGTGAEPRGLINDPNVPTVPFTTDLFTTTADMIAAADVANIGDSRAFLSTNGVRATAMKLRDGDGHPITIAETFHGEQAYFTNQAPDNLGAGTDENGLVYGDWSDLLIGIWSQLDILVNPYAETAYSKGNILVRAMASVDFGVRRPASFVSATGVAG; encoded by the coding sequence ATGAAGACTGCGGAACTGCTAGAGCAGCGGGCGGCCCTGGTGGACCGCATGAACGCCGCCCACGACAAAGACGATAACGCCGCTTTCGAAGCTGCGGAAACCGAACTGCGAAGCCTTGATGCCAAGCTGGATCGCCAGCGCAAGATCGACGCCGCCGATCGCACCGAAACCGGCACCCCCCTCACAACCCGCGATGGCGATGAATTTGCCGAGCTGCGCAATCAGAGCCTGATCGAGACGTTGCGCTTCGGCGCTGGCATGGCGGTGAAGGACCGCGCCAAGATCGAGCGCGAACAGGCAATGCTTGCCGAGCGTGCCGGTGGCCCTGCCAAGGGCGTCTATGTCGCAACCGAACTGTTCGAAAAGCGCGCTGCCATGACGACCGCCACGGCGTCAGCTGTTGCGCCTGAATCGTTCCGGCCCGACCTTTTCGTTTCGGCCCTCACGAATACCGCGATCGTTTCGCGGCTGGGTGCCACCACGCTTACCGGCCTGACCGGCGACGTGGTTATCCCGCGCGAAATCGGCAGCCCGAATGTCGGCTGGGTGAATGAGGATGAGGCGCTGCCCACCGATGGCGCGACCTTCGATTCTCTCACCCTCACCCCGCATCACGTCGGCGTCATCACCGAACTGTCGCGGCAGTTGCTGTTGCAGTCCTCGCCTCAGGTGGAAGGGCTGGTGCGCAATATGCTGAGCCGCAACGTGGCGCTGGAAATCGACCGTGCCGCGATTGCTGGCAGCGGAACGGGTGCCGAGCCGCGCGGGCTTATCAATGACCCGAACGTGCCGACCGTGCCCTTCACGACCGATCTGTTCACGACCACGGCGGACATGATCGCCGCGGCGGACGTGGCCAACATCGGTGACAGCCGCGCGTTCCTCTCGACCAACGGCGTTCGCGCTACGGCGATGAAGCTGCGCGACGGTGACGGCCACCCGATCACGATTGCCGAGACGTTCCACGGCGAACAGGCGTATTTCACCAATCAGGCACCGGACAACCTGGGCGCTGGCACCGATGAAAACGGCCTCGTTTATGGCGACTGGTCCGATCTGCTGATCGGTATCTGGTCGCAGCTCGACATCCTCGTGAACCCCTACGCGGAAACCGCCTATTCGAAGGGCAATATCCTCGTTCGCGCGATGGCGTCGGTGGACTTCGGCGTGCGCCGGCCTGCCTCGTTCGTCTCGGCAACCGGGGTGGCGGGCTGA
- a CDS encoding helix-turn-helix domain-containing protein yields the protein MLANDLLPGAKAAAEYIGETPRAVYNMAEKGLLPVIRKGRKLYFRKSELDAAFSSEAA from the coding sequence ATGCTTGCAAATGACCTCCTGCCCGGTGCCAAGGCTGCGGCAGAATACATCGGGGAGACCCCCCGCGCGGTTTACAACATGGCGGAAAAGGGCCTGCTGCCTGTCATCCGTAAGGGCCGGAAGCTCTATTTTCGGAAATCTGAACTGGACGCTGCATTCAGTTCGGAGGCGGCATGA
- a CDS encoding MerR family transcriptional regulator, translating to MPLSFAEASFITGLIAGIDPSKGATFESRLKQWQKKGFPEGTQVGKGQRAEYGATQVFQLALMAKLLKVGLTPDRAQHVILAGWPAFKDGIVETLLCQANDADHLHYFMVQLDALSDLTSPDSDHEHVFIEILTDDEMAEAWAPSEEIESEEEGERYAYFRFLVKNRMALSITIEIDSLLLWVWAAFAAREIDPSIFADELATWESERRERGRSHQGDQEAINSDLSRRSLEASNAVGVDRVEAARAALSKVKNSGNS from the coding sequence GTGCCGTTATCGTTTGCTGAGGCCAGCTTCATCACCGGCTTAATCGCAGGCATCGACCCTTCGAAGGGGGCGACATTCGAGTCGCGACTAAAGCAGTGGCAGAAAAAAGGTTTTCCCGAGGGCACTCAAGTCGGGAAGGGGCAGCGTGCCGAATATGGCGCGACTCAGGTTTTTCAGCTCGCCCTTATGGCAAAGCTCCTCAAGGTCGGATTGACGCCTGATCGAGCGCAACACGTGATTCTTGCCGGGTGGCCCGCCTTCAAGGACGGGATAGTTGAGACGCTATTGTGCCAGGCGAATGATGCGGACCACCTTCACTATTTCATGGTGCAGCTCGATGCGCTGTCTGACCTGACCAGCCCCGATTCCGATCACGAGCATGTGTTCATCGAAATTTTGACAGACGACGAAATGGCCGAGGCGTGGGCACCGTCTGAGGAAATTGAATCCGAGGAAGAGGGGGAACGATACGCTTATTTTCGCTTCCTCGTTAAGAACCGCATGGCGCTTTCGATCACGATAGAAATCGATTCCCTCCTGCTATGGGTTTGGGCAGCATTCGCTGCGCGTGAAATCGACCCTTCAATTTTTGCCGACGAACTGGCGACATGGGAGAGTGAGAGGCGCGAACGAGGGCGCTCACACCAAGGCGATCAGGAGGCAATTAACAGCGATCTATCGAGACGCTCGCTCGAAGCCTCAAATGCCGTTGGCGTCGATCGAGTAGAGGCTGCGCGGGCGGCGCTATCCAAGGTTAAGAACAGTGGCAATTCGTAA
- a CDS encoding terminase large subunit, protein MGARGPGASRQRKAAANTVPAENGFPWEADGLSRAERVIAFIESLPITKGYGAGENVELLPFQRDWIEAVYAVDGDGNRRVRTGLMSVARGQGKTVLAALLTLCHLCGPEAEQRGECYSAAATKEQAGLIFAEMEAIILATPWMADRLNVQRFYKIIEDAETGSKYRALASDGKAVHGTASSFIVCDELAQWKKRELFDVLRTSMGKRKEPLLLAIGTQSPHPENLMSELVDYAERVNSGEIEDAAFHGVLYAVPEDADPYDPENWPLANPAIGVFVSAEQIANEAERAQRMPTFEPAFLNLHCNMRVDAEPKAINPKEWDACGEAVPLNELRGKRCYAGLDLSSTRDLSALVLYFPESGAVLPYFWCPKAGIDLKEEVDRVPYRTWAKQGFIEATPGKAIDKRYIAHRLAEIASAFDVRAIAYDRHAIEDLNVILDGEGVKLPLEPWGQGFVSMAGAIDAFEMLLLEAELKHGMHPVLRWNASNLIFDTDQAGNRKPNKARSIDRIDGMAALIMACGIAAKGEEKPAAYEGSGLEWV, encoded by the coding sequence ATGGGCGCTAGAGGACCGGGTGCATCGCGCCAGCGCAAGGCGGCTGCCAATACCGTTCCGGCTGAGAACGGTTTCCCGTGGGAGGCGGACGGCCTGAGCCGCGCCGAGCGGGTTATCGCCTTCATCGAAAGCCTGCCGATCACGAAGGGCTACGGCGCGGGCGAGAATGTCGAACTGCTGCCCTTCCAGCGCGATTGGATCGAAGCCGTCTATGCCGTGGATGGCGATGGCAACCGCCGGGTGCGAACCGGCCTAATGTCGGTGGCGCGTGGGCAGGGAAAGACCGTGCTCGCTGCCCTGCTGACGCTGTGCCACCTGTGTGGCCCGGAAGCCGAGCAACGCGGCGAATGCTATTCGGCGGCTGCCACGAAAGAGCAAGCGGGCCTGATCTTTGCCGAGATGGAAGCGATCATCCTGGCAACCCCGTGGATGGCCGACCGGTTGAACGTGCAGCGGTTCTACAAGATTATCGAGGACGCGGAGACGGGCAGCAAATACCGCGCCCTCGCCAGTGACGGCAAGGCGGTGCACGGCACGGCGTCTAGCTTCATTGTCTGCGATGAATTGGCGCAATGGAAAAAGCGCGAGCTGTTCGACGTGCTGCGGACCTCGATGGGCAAGCGGAAAGAGCCGCTGTTGCTGGCGATCGGCACGCAATCGCCGCACCCGGAAAACCTAATGTCCGAACTGGTGGACTATGCCGAGCGCGTCAATTCGGGCGAGATCGAGGACGCGGCGTTCCACGGCGTGCTTTACGCGGTGCCGGAGGATGCCGACCCCTACGATCCTGAGAACTGGCCGCTGGCGAATCCGGCGATCGGCGTTTTCGTATCGGCGGAACAGATTGCCAATGAGGCTGAGCGTGCGCAGCGGATGCCGACATTCGAACCGGCGTTCCTCAACCTTCACTGTAATATGCGCGTGGATGCCGAGCCTAAGGCAATCAACCCGAAAGAATGGGACGCCTGCGGCGAGGCGGTGCCCCTGAATGAGCTTCGCGGGAAGCGGTGCTATGCGGGCCTCGATCTGAGCAGCACCCGCGATCTTTCGGCGCTGGTGCTTTACTTCCCCGAAAGCGGGGCGGTGCTGCCCTATTTCTGGTGCCCGAAAGCCGGTATCGACCTGAAAGAGGAAGTGGACCGGGTGCCCTATCGCACCTGGGCAAAACAGGGTTTTATCGAAGCGACCCCCGGCAAGGCGATCGACAAGCGGTATATCGCGCACCGGTTGGCAGAGATTGCCTCAGCCTTCGACGTTCGCGCCATTGCCTATGACCGCCACGCGATCGAGGACCTGAATGTCATCCTCGACGGGGAAGGCGTGAAGCTGCCCCTAGAGCCTTGGGGGCAGGGTTTCGTTAGCATGGCCGGTGCGATCGACGCCTTCGAAATGCTGTTGCTTGAAGCCGAGCTGAAACACGGGATGCACCCGGTGCTGCGCTGGAATGCCTCTAACCTGATCTTTGACACCGACCAGGCGGGCAACCGCAAACCGAATAAGGCGCGCTCGATCGACCGCATCGACGGCATGGCCGCTCTTATCATGGCCTGCGGTATCGCGGCGAAGGGCGAGGAAAAACCCGCCGCCTATGAGGGCAGCGGGCTTGAATGGGTCTAG
- a CDS encoding HK97 family phage prohead protease: protein MTDMVATLERRFTTELRTAGRRLEGYAATFASTADLGAFRERIAPGAFRNALATDILALLDHDAGKVLGRTRTGTLELREDDKGLAFALDVPDTAAGRDVLALAARGDLGGMSFGFLIPAGGEEWDGDTRTLRSIDLREISVVSAWPAYEGTEIALRSLDRHCGNLRRARALRLAEARQWA from the coding sequence ATGACGGATATGGTGGCAACCCTTGAACGGCGCTTCACAACCGAGCTTCGCACGGCGGGGCGTCGGTTAGAGGGCTATGCCGCCACGTTTGCCAGCACGGCGGACCTGGGCGCGTTCCGGGAGCGCATCGCCCCCGGTGCTTTCCGGAACGCGCTCGCTACCGATATTCTCGCCTTGCTCGACCATGACGCGGGCAAGGTGCTAGGTCGCACCCGCACCGGCACGCTGGAATTGCGCGAGGACGATAAGGGCTTGGCCTTCGCGCTCGACGTTCCCGACACGGCAGCGGGGCGCGACGTGCTGGCCCTGGCAGCACGCGGCGACCTTGGCGGAATGTCTTTCGGTTTCCTGATCCCGGCAGGTGGCGAGGAATGGGACGGCGACACCCGCACCCTTCGCTCTATCGACCTTCGCGAGATTAGCGTGGTTTCGGCATGGCCAGCCTATGAGGGCACCGAAATAGCCCTGCGCTCGCTCGACCGCCATTGCGGCAATCTGAGGCGCGCTAGGGCTCTGAGGCTTGCGGAGGCACGGCAATGGGCATGA